In a single window of the Biomphalaria glabrata chromosome 5, xgBioGlab47.1, whole genome shotgun sequence genome:
- the LOC106055461 gene encoding uncharacterized protein LOC106055461 isoform X2: MAARRSTESRMLKAENKLKQILPLKKPEWIVGWNSSNIHEDTGRNTSTESGDKYRQVFSWCSGHEDQEIFRRHSLHDRYTRASINQTNSTETKSHLPEWPALADDSQRRSLDSMIKSLKPEELHLISHLKTPQTKNTACSDNALKLQNMEGKSTAKQTCQLRPESQDNDFEPKSVRVHQASDTTPVTLASLSQTSMENHQSTSRGHHHKLRHSGDMSLTDNLHSDLSFSRNISALTPGDNSTIKLTYTKKETNLFEPRDKGADEVNSNDSRQPLNEKSKLTEISLQQISPSYLGLHQITHLTPHYQSTDSLPSNSTNKPHRTLSKSSEDKEIRPRLLVLKKISIQDSSGSHDESGETSHSNRASFLSPLKLSKPKKDSKMSSNVLVYQNDLLKSDKLDIHLDLPWIQDQKDKGRNSKSKSPKKFLNIFNSSFLKPFSLPDVNSDKAQNLDDHDTKTEAASVHGKRCFSDVSVVNPTRPVLQYLGQQIRQNADSPMHLTHQKLLDGHGEVAMATASCEDLCSLSLLKLFGHESRCTSSVSVPVVPELSIPRGQGFRPYNSISPLQRAKNISFRRLHGFVAHLPDGAQTFKVTAPRLPATRIDRLETAKKLDQLDTSLT; the protein is encoded by the exons ATGGCTGCTCGACGCTCTACAGAGTCAAGAATGTTAAAAGCCGAAAATAAACTCAAACAAATTCTACCTTTGAA AAAACCAGAATGGATTGTGGGATGGAATTCATCAAATATTCACGAAGATACAG GGCGAAACACTAGTACTGAATCAGGGGACAAATACAGACAAGTCTTCAGTTGGTGCTCCGGTCATGAGGATCAGGAAATATTTAGACGTCACAGTCTACATGATCGCTACAC AAGAGCATCTATAAACCAAACGAATTCAACGGAGACCAAATCACATTTACCTGAGTGGCCGGCATTGGCAGACGACAGTCAGCGGAGGTCACTGGATAGTATGATTAAGTCTCTCAAACCTGAAGAACTGCACCTGATATCTCACTTAAAGACACCACAAACTAAA AATACAGCCTGTTCAGACAATGCCTTGAAACTTCAAAACATGGAAGGAAAGTCCACTGCAAAACAAACCTGTCAG TTGAGACCAGAAAGTCAAGATAATGACTTCGAGCCAAAATCAGTACGGGTTCATCAGGCGTCGGACACAACTCCTGTTACATTAGCGTCTTTGTCCCAGACGTCGATGGAAAACCACCAGTCTACGTCAAGGGGACATCATCACAAACTGAGACACTCGGGGGATATGTCCTTGACAGACAACTTGCATTCAGATTTGTCATTTAGCCGAAACATATCGGCATTAACGCCAGGAGACAACTCTACAATCAAGTTGACGTACACTAAAAAAGAGACAAACTTGTTCGAGCCACGTGATAAAGGAGCAGACGAAGTGAACTCTAACGATTCCCGCCAACCTCTAAATGAAAAATCAAAGCTGACAGAAATCAGCTTACAGCAAATCTCTCCCAGCTATCTAGGCCTCCACCAGATTACGCATTTAACTCCTCACTACCAGTCAACGGATAGTTTACCAAGCAATTCAACCAACAAACCTCATCGGACGTTGTCCAAATCTTCCGAGGACAAAGAGATTCGGCCCAGATTGCTCGTCTTAAAGAAAATTTCTATCCAAGACAGCTCTGGGTCTCATGATGAATCAGGGGAAACAAGTCATTCAAACCGCGCGTCTTTTTTGAGTCCGTTGAAACTCTCTAAGCCAAAAAAAGACTCCAAGATGTCATCCAATGTCTTGGTGTATCAGAACGACCTCCTCAAAAGTGACAAACTAGACATTCATCTAGACTTGCCTTGGATTCAAGATCAAAAAGACAAAGGGCGCAATTCTAAGAGCAAGAGTCCAAAGAAATTTCtcaacatctttaattcttcttttctgaagccaTTTAGTCTACCAGATGTTAACTCAGACAAGGCTCAGAACCTCGACGATCATGACACGAAGACTGAAGCAGCATCAGTTCATGGCAAAAGATGTTTCTCGGATGTTTCAGTTGTTAACCCTACACGTCCAGTGCTTCAGTATCTGG GGCAACAAATACGTCAGAATGCGGACTCGCCGATGCATCTTACCCATCAGAAATTATTGGATGGACATGGAGAAGTTGCCATGGCGACTGCTAGCTGTGAAGATCTCTGTTCTCTTTCACTTCTCAAGCTTTTTGGGCACGAGTCCAGGTGTACATCCAGTGTGTCAGTCCCTGTGGTGCCCGAGCTTAGT ATTCCAAGAGGTCAAGGTTTCAGACCATACAATTCCATTTCTCCGTTACAGCGCGCCAAAAATATTTCCTTCCGTCGACTTCATGGTTTTGTGGCCCATTTACCG GATGGCGCCCAAACATTCAAAGTTACTGCCCCACGTCTACCAGCGACAAGAATTGACCGCCTGGAGACAGCCAAGAAACTGGACCAGCTAGATACCTCACTAACGTAA
- the LOC106063573 gene encoding intraflagellar transport protein 25 homolog, protein MFDVALASADAHIALATSSDEKHPPEHMIDGNAETFWSTTGMFPQEVVIRFQSLMKINNVHICSYNVKRIRLESSEGTDINKFDMLAEKIFEEIDSQLQQEEIQIEEKRAQSIRLVIESGYDHFISIHKVVVSGQAVH, encoded by the exons ATGTTTGACGTTGCTTTGGCTTCAGCTGATGCACATATTGCTCTGGCTACCTCTAGTGATGAAAAACACCCTCCAGAACATATGATAGATGG aaatgcAGAAACATTTTGGTCTACAACAGGAATGTTCCCTCAGGAAGTTGTCATTAGATTTCAGTCTCtcatgaaaataaataatgtccACATTTGTTCTTATAATG taaAAAGAATTAGATTGGAGAGTTCTGAAGGTACAGACATTAACAAATTTGACATGTTGGCAGAAAAAA TATTTGAAGAGATAGACTCTCAACTACAACAAGAAGAAATACAGATAGAGGAAAAAAGAGCACAGAGTATCAGACTGGTCATTGAATCTGGCTATGATCATTTCATATCAATACATAAAGTTGTTGTCAGTGGTCAGGCAGTGCATTGA
- the LOC106055461 gene encoding uncharacterized protein LOC106055461 isoform X1: MAARRSTESRMLKAENKLKQILPLKKPEWIVGWNSSNIHEDTDIVTWMSGDTQQTKHGRRNTSTESGDKYRQVFSWCSGHEDQEIFRRHSLHDRYTRASINQTNSTETKSHLPEWPALADDSQRRSLDSMIKSLKPEELHLISHLKTPQTKNTACSDNALKLQNMEGKSTAKQTCQLRPESQDNDFEPKSVRVHQASDTTPVTLASLSQTSMENHQSTSRGHHHKLRHSGDMSLTDNLHSDLSFSRNISALTPGDNSTIKLTYTKKETNLFEPRDKGADEVNSNDSRQPLNEKSKLTEISLQQISPSYLGLHQITHLTPHYQSTDSLPSNSTNKPHRTLSKSSEDKEIRPRLLVLKKISIQDSSGSHDESGETSHSNRASFLSPLKLSKPKKDSKMSSNVLVYQNDLLKSDKLDIHLDLPWIQDQKDKGRNSKSKSPKKFLNIFNSSFLKPFSLPDVNSDKAQNLDDHDTKTEAASVHGKRCFSDVSVVNPTRPVLQYLGQQIRQNADSPMHLTHQKLLDGHGEVAMATASCEDLCSLSLLKLFGHESRCTSSVSVPVVPELSIPRGQGFRPYNSISPLQRAKNISFRRLHGFVAHLPDGAQTFKVTAPRLPATRIDRLETAKKLDQLDTSLT, from the exons ATGGCTGCTCGACGCTCTACAGAGTCAAGAATGTTAAAAGCCGAAAATAAACTCAAACAAATTCTACCTTTGAA AAAACCAGAATGGATTGTGGGATGGAATTCATCAAATATTCACGAAGATACAG ATATTGTGACATGGATGTCTGGAGACACACAGCAGACTAAACATGGCA GGCGAAACACTAGTACTGAATCAGGGGACAAATACAGACAAGTCTTCAGTTGGTGCTCCGGTCATGAGGATCAGGAAATATTTAGACGTCACAGTCTACATGATCGCTACAC AAGAGCATCTATAAACCAAACGAATTCAACGGAGACCAAATCACATTTACCTGAGTGGCCGGCATTGGCAGACGACAGTCAGCGGAGGTCACTGGATAGTATGATTAAGTCTCTCAAACCTGAAGAACTGCACCTGATATCTCACTTAAAGACACCACAAACTAAA AATACAGCCTGTTCAGACAATGCCTTGAAACTTCAAAACATGGAAGGAAAGTCCACTGCAAAACAAACCTGTCAG TTGAGACCAGAAAGTCAAGATAATGACTTCGAGCCAAAATCAGTACGGGTTCATCAGGCGTCGGACACAACTCCTGTTACATTAGCGTCTTTGTCCCAGACGTCGATGGAAAACCACCAGTCTACGTCAAGGGGACATCATCACAAACTGAGACACTCGGGGGATATGTCCTTGACAGACAACTTGCATTCAGATTTGTCATTTAGCCGAAACATATCGGCATTAACGCCAGGAGACAACTCTACAATCAAGTTGACGTACACTAAAAAAGAGACAAACTTGTTCGAGCCACGTGATAAAGGAGCAGACGAAGTGAACTCTAACGATTCCCGCCAACCTCTAAATGAAAAATCAAAGCTGACAGAAATCAGCTTACAGCAAATCTCTCCCAGCTATCTAGGCCTCCACCAGATTACGCATTTAACTCCTCACTACCAGTCAACGGATAGTTTACCAAGCAATTCAACCAACAAACCTCATCGGACGTTGTCCAAATCTTCCGAGGACAAAGAGATTCGGCCCAGATTGCTCGTCTTAAAGAAAATTTCTATCCAAGACAGCTCTGGGTCTCATGATGAATCAGGGGAAACAAGTCATTCAAACCGCGCGTCTTTTTTGAGTCCGTTGAAACTCTCTAAGCCAAAAAAAGACTCCAAGATGTCATCCAATGTCTTGGTGTATCAGAACGACCTCCTCAAAAGTGACAAACTAGACATTCATCTAGACTTGCCTTGGATTCAAGATCAAAAAGACAAAGGGCGCAATTCTAAGAGCAAGAGTCCAAAGAAATTTCtcaacatctttaattcttcttttctgaagccaTTTAGTCTACCAGATGTTAACTCAGACAAGGCTCAGAACCTCGACGATCATGACACGAAGACTGAAGCAGCATCAGTTCATGGCAAAAGATGTTTCTCGGATGTTTCAGTTGTTAACCCTACACGTCCAGTGCTTCAGTATCTGG GGCAACAAATACGTCAGAATGCGGACTCGCCGATGCATCTTACCCATCAGAAATTATTGGATGGACATGGAGAAGTTGCCATGGCGACTGCTAGCTGTGAAGATCTCTGTTCTCTTTCACTTCTCAAGCTTTTTGGGCACGAGTCCAGGTGTACATCCAGTGTGTCAGTCCCTGTGGTGCCCGAGCTTAGT ATTCCAAGAGGTCAAGGTTTCAGACCATACAATTCCATTTCTCCGTTACAGCGCGCCAAAAATATTTCCTTCCGTCGACTTCATGGTTTTGTGGCCCATTTACCG GATGGCGCCCAAACATTCAAAGTTACTGCCCCACGTCTACCAGCGACAAGAATTGACCGCCTGGAGACAGCCAAGAAACTGGACCAGCTAGATACCTCACTAACGTAA